The nucleotide sequence TTGCGGACGCGCTCAAACAGGCGCAGGAAGCCGGTCGTAAATATATCCACGTCGCGAGCCTTGTGCTCAGCGCGCAGTAAAGCGGCCTCTCGCATGACAATGCCAAAGACCTCGGCACGGCAAACACCGCGAATCCTCGGCGCGGATGGCATCTATCAATGCCTCGCCGAAGTCACCATCGTGAACAAGCGCGGTCTTCACGCGCGCGCTTCTGCCGCTTTCGTCAAGGCCGCCGAGAAGTTCGACGCGGAAGTTACGGTTACGAAGGACGACCAGAAGGTGAGCGGCAGTTCGATCATGGGCCTGATGATGCTGGGCGCCGGACCGGGCACGATCCTTTCCATCGAGACGGAGGGATCGGAGGCCGAGGAAGCGCTCGAAGCGCTGACCGCGCTCGTCGAAGCAGGCTTCCACGAGACGGACTGATCTCCTCTGATTTTACGCAGGCGAAGCCAAGGCGTTTTCGCTTCTCTCCGAATCGCAAAATCGCGCGGCGCCTGGTGTCGAGACAGGAAACCGGTTCCCCTTGCGCTACCCGTTCGCCTCGCTCTCATCGTCATCCTCATCGGGCGTGGCGGGGATCGCGTAGACGCCGCCGAGCCAGCGGTGAAGGTCGACGTCCGCACAGCGCCGCGAGCAAAACGGCTTGTATTCCGGCACTTGCGGATGCAACCCGCAGATGACGCACAGAGAGCGGTCAGCCTCGCCGTCGGTCAATCGATCACCCATCCGGCGCCTATGAGTTCGTCCGTATCGGCAAATGACATCTCCTCGCCGTTGGCACGGTCGACGATTCTCGCACGTCTCGCGAGCCAGTTCTCGATCGACAGGGTTGCGAAACGGCCATCGATGTTTTTCAGAGCAAGAAAATCGGCGGCAGGCAGCGCTTCGAACTCATCGAGGGCTGCTCTGGTTGCGCTTTCGGCGTCTTCGGACCACCGCGCCCGTTCCTTATCCATTTCGATCATTCCCGTGCGCAGCTACCGATTTTCCTTTCGCGCTCTCAAAGCGAGTCGACGTCCGCGCGATTGAGCCAGTTGAAATAAACGGGAAAACCCTCGCCGGTCAGAAGTTGCACCACCTCGATCAGCGGGAGCCCGACGACGTTGGTATAGGAGCCGACGATCTTCTGCACGAACGCGCCTGCAATCCCCTGGATTGCGTAACTGCCCGCCTTGCCGCGCCATTCGCCGCTGGCAAGGTAGCTGTCAAGCTCCTCCGCCGACAGGCGCTTGAAACGGACGCGCGTTTCGACGGTCCGCATTTTCACGGAGCCTGTATCCGTGATGAGGCAAACAGAGGTGAAGACGCGATGCGAGCGGCCCGAGAGCGTTTGAAGGGCGGCGGCAGCCTCATTGAGAAAATCCGGCTTGCCGATGATCTTGCGATTGACGGCGACGACCGTATCGGCGGCGAGAACGAAGGCCCCGGCGAGGTTCGGCTCTCGCTCCAGCCTCTCCCTGGCGGTGAGGGCCTTCTGCCGTGCAAGCCGCTGAGCATAGGAGCGGGGAGCCTCGCCTTTTTTCGGCGTCTCATCGATGGACGCCGGACGAAGCGCGTCTGGTTCAATGCCAACCTGCTCAAGAAGAGCAAGGCGGCGAGGCGAGGCGCTGGCCAGAACGAGAAGCTTGCGCGCAGCCGATTGCACGGCGGCGGAATGGCCACGTTCTTCAGGTTGTTGCTTCAGGGCCGTTCCCCTATTTGAAGCGATAAGTGATGCGTCCCTTGGTAAGATCATAGGGCGTCATCTCGACCAAAACCTTGTCCCCGGCAAGCACACGGATGCGGTTCTTCCGCATGCGCCCGGCGGTGTGCGCTATGATTTCGTGGCCGTTGTCGAGCTTCACCCGGAACGTCGCATTGGGGAGAAGTTCGCTTATGATACCAGGAAATTCCAGTAGTTCTTCTTTCGACATAACTCCTGCCAATGAAATGCCGCTGCGCTTTCAAAACGCCATCTAAGCCGGATGTGCGTCTTGAGATTACGAAGAGAAACGCAGCGATCTGTGAATGTGCCGGAGAATGGCCGCTCGGGACGCCAAAATCAAGACGGATCGGCTGCTGCACTCCATGGACGGTTGAAAACAAGTCTTCACCGGCGCGCTTGACGTCACATCGGCTCCCCGCGAATGTGGCGCGGTCCTGCAATCCCTCGGCCCAACCGGCGAAACGAGACGAACCTCTCATCGTGATCGAAACCTCCCCGAAGGAGCGCGCGTGTTGAACGCCTCCTCCCGTCTCGGCGTGATACTCGCGCTCGGCGCAACACAGACGCTGGCCTGGGCATCGAGTTATTATTTGCTGGCGATCCTCGCCGAGCCTATCGCTGCGAGCACGGGAATGTCGGTAAACGGCGTATTCGCCGCCTTTTCGTTCTCACTGCTGATTTCCGCTCTTACGGGTCCGAAAGTCGGACGCACCATCGACCGGTTCGGCGGCCGCGCGGTGCTCATGCTGTCGAACGCGTTCTTTGCCGCCGGACTTTTCCTCATGGCGGGTGCCTCGGATCGGGTTTGGGTGTGGCTCGCATGGGCGTTCATGGGGGCGGGAATGGGCTTCGGCCTCTACGACGCCGCTTTCGCGACACTTGCGCGCATCTACGGGGCGACGGCCCGGTCTGCGATCACCGGCGTAACCCTCATGGGCGGTCTCGCCAGCACGGTCGGATGGCCGTTGACCGCCTGGGGCCTTGCTGCCGTGGGGTGGCGCGAAACCTGCGTGATATGGGCGGTCGCGCATTTGTTCATCGGCGTGCCGCTCAACGCGATGCTTCCGCGCGCCGAAAGGGGTGACCGGGTCGCGCAGGCCGATCCGGCGCCGAAGATCGAAATCGACCGGACGATGATCCTGCTCGGCTTTGCCTTTGCGGCGGGCTGGACCATTTCCACGGGAATGGCCGCTCACCTCCCGCGCCTGTTGCAGGATCTCGGGGCGACGGGCACGCAGGCCATCGCCGCCGGGATGCTGATCGGGCCCGCGCAGGTTGGTGCTCGCATAGCCGAGGCGACCTTGTTCAAGCGCGCCCATCCTCTCACCTCCGCGAGGCTGTCGGCCGGGTTGCATCCGCTCGGGGTTGCGCTTCTGTTTTTCGGCCTGCCTGGCATCGCAATGTTCGCCATTCTCCACGGCGCGGGGAACGGCATTCTCACCATCGCGAGAGGAACCGTGCCGCTCGCGCTCTATGGTTCCGAAAACTACGGCTACCGGCTCGGCATCCTCGGCGTACCGTCGAGAATGGCGCAGGCCGCTTCGCCTCTGCTTTTCGGTCTGCTCATGGAATGGCTGGGCGCCGGCACCTTCGCCGTTTCCGCCTCGATCGGGCTTGCCGCTGCGACAGCGTTTTGCCTTATCCGCACCGCCCCTGCCGGACGCGACGGCGAGGAGCCCGGCCAGTCGACTTCGCCGCGGTAGAAACCGGCGCTGTCCGGCCCAGCCGGCCCGGCGAAAGGCGGCTGCGTCGGCCGGACAACCGGCCCGGTTTCTACCGCGGCAATGCCGTAGATCGGACGCCCTAATAGAGCGGCCCGACGCCGTTCAGGAAGATATTGAAGCCGATCTTGAATGTACTGACCGACATGTCGTTGTGGAACTGATTGTCATCGAAGTTGAACGTACTGTCTCCGAAGTCGAAGTAAAGATACTCCGCCTTGATGGACCAGCGCGGGCTCACCTGATATTCGAGACCGCCGCCGAGCGTCCATCCGGTGAACGTGCCGCTCGACTGACGCAGCGCGGCGATGCCATCCGTCACGAGCGTCACATTGGTTTCGCCCGTGTAGAAGGCAAACCCGCCCTTGAGATAGATCAGCGCGGCGCCGTAGAGAAAGCCGCCTCGCACCGTGACGTCGCCATACCAGCCGCCATCCGATGACACCGACAGAACGCTCGCCGGGACCGTATTGATTGCGAAACTCTTGCTCGCATCATTGCCGAGGCCACCGATGTCGCCCTCGATGCCCCAGAGAAAATTGCCGATCGGGATGTTGTAGCCGAGCTGAAGGCCGCCCAGAAAACCGGACCCGTCCACGGTTCGGTCAGACAGGACGGTCGATGTGCCGTTGATGAAGACCACGTTGCTGGCAGTGTCGATCGAGGACCAGGCGCCGCCGATATTGCCGCCGATATAGAAACCCTGCCAGAGTGGGATGGGTAAGACGGGCTGAGGGGGATAGGGATCCTTGTATCCGCCATAGCCTCCGCCATAATACGGATCGGCCGCATGGGCCGTTTGGGTCGCGAGGATCAAACCGAGAGCGG is from Rhodomicrobium lacus and encodes:
- a CDS encoding HPr family phosphocarrier protein, translated to MTMPKTSARQTPRILGADGIYQCLAEVTIVNKRGLHARASAAFVKAAEKFDAEVTVTKDDQKVSGSSIMGLMMLGAGPGTILSIETEGSEAEEALEALTALVEAGFHETD
- the yacG gene encoding DNA gyrase inhibitor YacG, which gives rise to MTDGEADRSLCVICGLHPQVPEYKPFCSRRCADVDLHRWLGGVYAIPATPDEDDDESEANG
- a CDS encoding Maf-like protein, which translates into the protein MILPRDASLIASNRGTALKQQPEERGHSAAVQSAARKLLVLASASPRRLALLEQVGIEPDALRPASIDETPKKGEAPRSYAQRLARQKALTARERLEREPNLAGAFVLAADTVVAVNRKIIGKPDFLNEAAAALQTLSGRSHRVFTSVCLITDTGSVKMRTVETRVRFKRLSAEELDSYLASGEWRGKAGSYAIQGIAGAFVQKIVGSYTNVVGLPLIEVVQLLTGEGFPVYFNWLNRADVDSL
- the infA gene encoding translation initiation factor IF-1, yielding MSKEELLEFPGIISELLPNATFRVKLDNGHEIIAHTAGRMRKNRIRVLAGDKVLVEMTPYDLTKGRITYRFK
- a CDS encoding MFS transporter — encoded protein: MLNASSRLGVILALGATQTLAWASSYYLLAILAEPIAASTGMSVNGVFAAFSFSLLISALTGPKVGRTIDRFGGRAVLMLSNAFFAAGLFLMAGASDRVWVWLAWAFMGAGMGFGLYDAAFATLARIYGATARSAITGVTLMGGLASTVGWPLTAWGLAAVGWRETCVIWAVAHLFIGVPLNAMLPRAERGDRVAQADPAPKIEIDRTMILLGFAFAAGWTISTGMAAHLPRLLQDLGATGTQAIAAGMLIGPAQVGARIAEATLFKRAHPLTSARLSAGLHPLGVALLFFGLPGIAMFAILHGAGNGILTIARGTVPLALYGSENYGYRLGILGVPSRMAQAASPLLFGLLMEWLGAGTFAVSASIGLAAATAFCLIRTAPAGRDGEEPGQSTSPR
- a CDS encoding outer membrane protein; its protein translation is MSVVKSVGGAALGLILATQTAHAADPYYGGGYGGYKDPYPPQPVLPIPLWQGFYIGGNIGGAWSSIDTASNVVFINGTSTVLSDRTVDGSGFLGGLQLGYNIPIGNFLWGIEGDIGGLGNDASKSFAINTVPASVLSVSSDGGWYGDVTVRGGFLYGAALIYLKGGFAFYTGETNVTLVTDGIAALRQSSGTFTGWTLGGGLEYQVSPRWSIKAEYLYFDFGDSTFNFDDNQFHNDMSVSTFKIGFNIFLNGVGPLY